A stretch of Paraburkholderia phenazinium DNA encodes these proteins:
- a CDS encoding glucose 1-dehydrogenase, with product MNTVPQAPLILITGGGRGVGAATARLAAARGYDVAISFVSDEAAALAVAADVEAAGRRALPVRADSADPEQVAQLFAAIDRKFGRIDVLVNNAAIIARQSRLEDLEFERMQRIFAVNSVGPILCAQQAVKRMSFRHNGRGGAVINISSASARLGSPNEYVDYAASKGALETFTTGFAKEVARDGIRVNCIRPGHIYTDMHASGGEPGRVDRVKDSIPMGRGGQPEEVARAILWLASAEASFITGTFLDVTGGK from the coding sequence ATGAATACCGTCCCGCAGGCGCCGCTAATTCTGATAACGGGTGGTGGTCGTGGCGTAGGCGCAGCGACTGCGCGTCTTGCTGCCGCACGTGGCTACGATGTGGCGATCAGTTTCGTCTCCGACGAAGCTGCCGCCCTTGCGGTGGCGGCCGATGTAGAAGCTGCGGGGCGTCGAGCGTTACCTGTGCGCGCAGATAGCGCGGACCCTGAGCAGGTCGCTCAGCTATTCGCCGCGATCGACCGTAAGTTCGGGCGGATCGATGTGCTGGTGAACAACGCCGCGATCATTGCGCGGCAGTCCCGGCTGGAGGATCTTGAGTTCGAGCGGATGCAGCGGATCTTTGCTGTCAACTCGGTCGGTCCTATCCTCTGTGCACAGCAAGCGGTGAAGCGGATGTCCTTTCGTCACAACGGACGAGGCGGCGCCGTGATCAACATCTCATCGGCGTCGGCGCGGCTTGGCAGTCCAAACGAATATGTCGACTACGCCGCGTCGAAGGGCGCTCTTGAGACATTCACTACCGGCTTTGCAAAAGAAGTTGCGCGGGATGGGATACGCGTCAACTGCATTCGCCCAGGGCACATCTACACTGACATGCATGCCAGCGGTGGAGAGCCGGGACGGGTGGATCGCGTCAAGGATTCGATCCCTATGGGAAGAGGCGGCCAGCCTGAAGAGGTTGCGCGGGCGATCCTATGGCTAGCCAGTGCCGAGGCTTCCTTCATTACCGGCACGTTCCTCGACGTCACTGGCGGCAAGTGA
- a CDS encoding aldo/keto reductase, producing MEYSTLGSSGLRISRLCLGAMTFGAGTGIWGEIAGLDRAQATQLVAMAVERGINLIDTADAYSQGQSETVVGQVLADLGLDESRMLVATKVRLRTGAGHNDVGLGRSHIMRSVETSLRRIGRDHIDLFQLHDRDELVPLEETLRALDDLVTQGKVRHIGVCNFSAGDLERAQGITARTHRARIVSNQVHYALTSRDVEHEIAPVAKANDVALLVWSPLAGGYLSGKYTQGSSGETGRRTRLNFPPVDPAKADPVVGVLRDIATELNASPAQVALAWILQRREICSIIVGARTHDQLSANLDAQQIALNAEQTERLNQVSQPQLPYPYWMQQFHDKDRV from the coding sequence ATGGAATACAGCACACTCGGCAGCTCAGGGCTGCGCATTTCCCGTCTTTGTCTTGGCGCCATGACCTTTGGTGCCGGTACCGGAATCTGGGGCGAAATTGCCGGTCTCGACCGTGCGCAGGCCACTCAGCTTGTTGCAATGGCCGTCGAGCGCGGTATCAACCTGATCGATACCGCTGACGCCTATTCGCAAGGACAGTCAGAAACGGTCGTCGGACAGGTGTTGGCCGACCTCGGGCTCGACGAATCGCGCATGCTGGTCGCGACCAAAGTTCGGCTACGCACAGGAGCCGGTCACAACGACGTCGGGCTCGGCCGCTCGCACATCATGCGGTCGGTGGAAACGAGTCTTCGGCGCATTGGCCGCGATCATATCGACCTGTTTCAGTTGCACGACCGCGATGAACTTGTTCCGCTCGAAGAAACACTTCGCGCGCTGGATGATCTTGTCACGCAGGGAAAGGTGAGGCACATCGGCGTGTGCAACTTCAGCGCGGGCGATCTGGAGCGTGCACAGGGAATTACCGCCCGCACGCACCGGGCCCGCATCGTCAGCAATCAGGTTCACTATGCGCTGACGAGCCGCGATGTCGAACATGAGATCGCGCCCGTGGCAAAGGCGAATGATGTCGCGCTGCTAGTGTGGAGTCCGCTCGCGGGCGGATACCTGAGCGGTAAGTACACGCAGGGAAGCAGCGGCGAAACGGGGCGCCGAACCAGGCTGAATTTTCCGCCGGTCGATCCTGCAAAGGCGGATCCTGTCGTGGGTGTATTGCGCGACATCGCCACGGAGTTGAACGCGTCGCCGGCTCAGGTGGCGTTGGCCTGGATTCTGCAGCGCCGCGAAATCTGTTCCATCATCGTAGGCGCGCGCACGCACGATCAACTGAGCGCTAACCTCGACGCTCAGCAGATCGCCTTGAACGCAGAGCAGACCGAACGCCTGAATCAGGTTTCGCAGCCGCAGCTGCCATATCCTTACTGGATGCAGCAGTTCCACGACAAGGATCGAGTGTAG
- a CDS encoding alpha/beta fold hydrolase, with translation MNKPLRSTALAITLACVALSAAAHARTVSYPHEAACVAPSATSSIYAGHHEQIANTPRGPLSYYRFGHGSPLLLVTGYRATVSEWDAAFLAELAKHHDVIVFDNRGIGRSMPDASNFTIDDMASDTAALIDSLALKHATVVGWSMGGSIVQQLAIDKPQAIGKMVLMSALAPGRAGSPVPADVMAKLAGSPGVTFNDIMAVLFPAPSVQDAERCFAKDMFKPSGYQSSAISNAVTDGQSASLKEWETDDAAADALRSVCIDTLVLSGTDDAVVAKENALALTHLLPHAHLLLVEHAGHAMMYQYPVALARAIDSFARH, from the coding sequence ATGAACAAGCCGCTAAGATCCACGGCACTCGCGATTACATTGGCGTGTGTCGCGCTGTCAGCCGCCGCTCACGCGCGAACCGTGAGCTATCCGCATGAAGCGGCGTGCGTGGCGCCGTCTGCTACGTCATCGATCTATGCAGGTCATCACGAACAGATCGCGAACACACCACGCGGTCCGCTCTCCTACTACCGGTTTGGTCATGGCAGTCCGCTTCTGCTCGTCACCGGCTATCGCGCGACGGTGTCCGAATGGGACGCAGCGTTTCTCGCCGAACTCGCGAAACACCATGACGTCATCGTCTTCGACAATCGTGGCATCGGACGTTCGATGCCGGACGCGTCGAACTTCACCATCGACGACATGGCGAGCGATACTGCCGCATTGATCGACTCGTTGGCGCTAAAGCATGCGACGGTCGTCGGATGGTCGATGGGCGGCTCGATCGTGCAGCAACTCGCGATCGACAAGCCCCAGGCGATCGGCAAAATGGTGCTGATGAGTGCGTTGGCGCCGGGCCGAGCCGGCTCGCCGGTGCCTGCGGATGTCATGGCGAAACTGGCGGGCAGCCCTGGCGTCACGTTCAACGACATCATGGCCGTTCTGTTCCCGGCACCAAGCGTACAAGACGCCGAACGGTGCTTCGCCAAGGATATGTTCAAGCCGTCCGGCTACCAGTCATCCGCCATTTCCAACGCGGTTACGGATGGCCAATCCGCCTCGCTCAAAGAGTGGGAAACGGACGATGCAGCCGCTGATGCATTGCGCTCGGTGTGTATCGATACATTAGTGCTGTCGGGAACCGACGATGCCGTCGTCGCCAAAGAGAACGCCTTGGCGCTCACGCACTTATTGCCGCATGCTCATCTTCTGCTGGTTGAGCACGCGGGACACGCGATGATGTATCAATACCCGGTCGCACTGGCGCGTGCGATCGATTCATTCGCGCGTCACTGA
- a CDS encoding uracil-DNA glycosylase family protein, translating into MKRIPLNVLLHEVRACTICAPVLPHAPRPIVAASESARVLIIGQAPGARVHASGVPWSDASGTRLRTWLGLDDATFYDDTKVALVPMGFCFPGRGASGDLPPRPECAAHWHHDLLAQMRSVQLTLLIGQYAQRFGLGEACGETLTDTLLRWRDFSPKIIPLPHPSPRNIAWFKRNPWFEAEVLPTLRERVAQALSASA; encoded by the coding sequence ATGAAGCGAATCCCTCTGAATGTGCTGTTGCACGAAGTCCGCGCCTGCACGATCTGCGCGCCCGTGCTGCCGCACGCCCCCCGCCCGATAGTCGCGGCATCCGAAAGCGCGCGGGTTCTGATCATCGGCCAGGCGCCGGGAGCGCGAGTGCACGCGTCAGGCGTTCCGTGGAGCGATGCAAGCGGTACCCGCTTGCGCACGTGGCTCGGCCTCGACGATGCGACCTTTTACGACGACACGAAAGTTGCGCTTGTGCCGATGGGCTTCTGCTTCCCAGGGCGTGGCGCAAGTGGCGACTTGCCGCCACGGCCCGAGTGCGCCGCACATTGGCATCACGATCTGTTGGCACAGATGCGCTCGGTCCAGCTCACCTTGCTGATTGGTCAATATGCACAGCGCTTTGGACTCGGCGAAGCATGCGGGGAGACACTGACCGATACGCTCCTGCGATGGAGAGACTTCAGCCCGAAAATCATTCCGTTGCCCCATCCGTCGCCGCGCAACATTGCGTGGTTCAAGCGCAATCCGTGGTTCGAAGCCGAGGTGTTGCCGACGTTGCGTGAGCGTGTTGCGCAGGCGTTGTCTGCTTCTGCGTAA
- a CDS encoding SDR family oxidoreductase encodes MATQTSQPKVILITGASSGIGEAAARLLAAQGHQLVIGARRTERLAALAEEIQTSGGSVRYRALDVTSSADVNAFAQFALDAFGRIDVIVNNAGVMPLSPLSATKVGEWNRMIDVNIRGVLHGIAAVLPVMERQGFGQVINMSSIGGLSVSPTAAVYCATKFAVRAISDGLRQETDKVRVTVICPGVVESELADSISDDTARAAMRDFRRVALTSDAIARSIAYAIEQPADVDVSEIVVRPTASPF; translated from the coding sequence GTGGCAACGCAAACCAGTCAACCTAAAGTCATCCTCATCACCGGAGCAAGCAGCGGTATCGGCGAAGCAGCGGCCCGCCTGCTCGCCGCCCAGGGACACCAACTCGTGATCGGCGCGCGCCGCACGGAGCGACTCGCGGCGCTGGCCGAGGAGATCCAGACGAGCGGCGGCTCTGTTCGTTACCGGGCACTTGACGTCACGTCTAGCGCTGACGTCAACGCGTTCGCCCAGTTCGCACTGGACGCCTTCGGCCGCATCGACGTGATCGTCAACAACGCCGGCGTGATGCCTTTGTCACCCTTGAGCGCGACAAAAGTGGGCGAATGGAATCGCATGATAGACGTGAACATCCGCGGCGTGCTGCACGGCATCGCTGCCGTCCTGCCGGTCATGGAGCGCCAGGGGTTCGGCCAGGTCATCAATATGTCCTCGATAGGCGGCCTGTCCGTCTCGCCGACGGCCGCCGTGTATTGCGCCACCAAGTTCGCCGTGCGCGCCATCTCGGACGGCCTGCGGCAAGAAACCGACAAGGTTCGCGTGACCGTGATCTGCCCGGGCGTCGTGGAGTCGGAGCTGGCCGATTCGATCTCCGACGACACCGCGCGCGCAGCGATGCGCGACTTCCGCCGCGTTGCGCTGACGTCGGACGCGATTGCACGCTCGATCGCCTATGCGATCGAGCAACCGGCAGACGTCGATGTCAGCGAAATCGTCGTACGTCCGACGGCGAGCCCTTTCTAA
- a CDS encoding SDR family oxidoreductase, which yields MSNSAKIWFVTGASKGVGQRLVRQLLARGDHVAATSRTVASLTEAIGPASAQFLPLQVDLTSDQSVRSAIEQTIDTFGKIDVIVNNAGYAQQGTVEALSEEELRQNFEVNLFAPLTVLRHVLPHLRKQRGGHIINIASIVGYQGGYAGWGSYVASKFALAGLTESLAVEVAEFGIKATVVYPGPVRTEFLSSGALAVAKRQIDEYTEAKASLDLHLGTLHGHQAGDPDKLAMLIMQAVNVAEPPVHLFAGKIANELAAKKAAAVQRDLDAWKGSSEATDFAE from the coding sequence ATGAGCAATTCTGCAAAAATCTGGTTCGTCACTGGCGCATCGAAAGGCGTCGGCCAACGACTCGTGCGGCAACTCCTCGCTCGTGGCGATCACGTCGCGGCGACCTCGCGAACCGTGGCGTCGCTGACGGAAGCCATCGGCCCCGCCTCGGCACAATTTCTTCCGCTGCAAGTGGATCTGACCAGCGACCAGAGCGTACGCTCGGCCATTGAGCAAACCATCGACACGTTTGGCAAGATTGACGTGATCGTCAATAACGCCGGCTATGCCCAGCAGGGAACCGTCGAAGCCCTCTCCGAAGAAGAGCTTCGTCAAAATTTCGAAGTCAACCTGTTCGCACCGCTGACGGTACTGCGGCACGTGCTCCCGCATCTGCGCAAGCAGCGTGGCGGGCATATCATCAACATCGCCTCGATCGTCGGTTACCAGGGCGGCTACGCCGGCTGGGGCAGTTATGTGGCGAGCAAGTTCGCGCTTGCGGGCTTGACCGAGTCGCTCGCGGTCGAGGTGGCCGAGTTTGGCATCAAGGCAACGGTGGTGTACCCGGGGCCGGTGCGCACGGAGTTTTTGTCGAGTGGTGCGCTGGCAGTGGCCAAACGCCAGATTGATGAATACACCGAAGCAAAGGCGTCGCTCGATCTGCACCTGGGCACGCTGCACGGTCATCAGGCCGGTGATCCGGACAAGCTGGCCATGTTGATCATGCAGGCCGTGAACGTCGCCGAACCGCCGGTGCACCTGTTCGCCGGCAAGATCGCCAACGAACTGGCGGCAAAAAAGGCCGCAGCGGTTCAACGCGACCTTGATGCGTGGAAAGGCTCATCGGAAGCAACGGACTTTGCCGAGTAA
- a CDS encoding alpha/beta hydrolase family protein codes for MISGTPSSWALAASGLVALVVAAVIGVAWYAGLVDPKEMIRAVMFLDTDRPRLEGPYAVGFASVDVKTGSDGPSLPVDIWYPAQAPGDGMGRSILRWIASVGHPTSPPFTRNGKLSEARAKYPLIIYFPSWFSVRQQSTFTPANLASHGFVVATVDDIVHAPRLPGREGTAQASEIPGDSMESFEAYRPVAALRAELAAKSGSAIIDAFQNIPVFGQRVDMAKVGAVGFSFGGATAAQMSSDDRRIKAVVNFDGSLYGRPERGNVEVPYMMFYSGWTYPTCEELLHSDFATRINSVLTVESVAHQIRQATLPNNWTFTVKGTVHDDFADKLAKPPWKAAFDRTAINRAKTWSEINRYVVAFFTRFLLGENQPLLTEPAPFAEIRPFMENQAPPQDRASATGSTQSRCP; via the coding sequence ATGATCTCTGGAACGCCTTCTTCTTGGGCTCTTGCCGCTTCCGGTCTTGTCGCGCTCGTGGTCGCGGCGGTGATTGGCGTCGCCTGGTATGCAGGGCTTGTCGACCCGAAGGAAATGATCCGCGCCGTGATGTTCCTCGACACAGACAGGCCCCGATTGGAGGGGCCCTATGCCGTCGGCTTCGCCAGTGTTGATGTGAAAACGGGGAGCGACGGCCCTTCGCTTCCGGTCGATATCTGGTACCCCGCGCAGGCGCCCGGCGATGGCATGGGGCGCTCAATTCTGCGGTGGATCGCATCAGTCGGACATCCTACCTCGCCGCCGTTCACGCGAAATGGAAAGCTGTCCGAGGCCCGTGCTAAATATCCCCTCATCATTTACTTTCCATCATGGTTCAGTGTTCGCCAACAGAGCACATTTACGCCAGCAAATCTGGCGAGCCATGGTTTCGTCGTCGCTACGGTGGACGACATCGTGCACGCCCCTCGTCTTCCCGGACGAGAGGGCACAGCTCAGGCATCGGAGATCCCCGGCGATTCGATGGAAAGCTTCGAGGCTTATCGCCCCGTCGCAGCCCTCCGGGCTGAACTGGCGGCGAAATCGGGCTCTGCCATCATCGACGCATTTCAGAATATTCCGGTGTTTGGACAACGTGTGGATATGGCGAAAGTCGGTGCCGTCGGGTTCTCGTTCGGAGGCGCGACGGCAGCGCAGATGAGTAGCGACGATCGACGCATCAAGGCCGTCGTGAATTTCGACGGCTCCTTGTATGGCCGCCCTGAACGCGGCAATGTCGAGGTGCCTTACATGATGTTCTATAGCGGTTGGACCTATCCGACTTGCGAGGAACTCCTGCATAGTGACTTCGCCACGCGGATCAACTCGGTGCTGACGGTCGAGTCAGTTGCGCACCAGATTCGCCAGGCCACGCTCCCGAACAACTGGACCTTCACGGTAAAGGGTACGGTACATGATGATTTCGCGGACAAGCTCGCGAAGCCCCCATGGAAGGCCGCATTCGACAGAACTGCAATCAACAGGGCGAAGACCTGGTCCGAGATCAATCGCTACGTTGTTGCATTCTTCACCCGCTTTTTGCTAGGCGAAAATCAGCCTTTGTTGACGGAGCCAGCCCCGTTCGCAGAAATACGGCCCTTCATGGAGAATCAGGCGCCGCCACAAGACCGGGCATCGGCCACTGGATCCACACAATCCCGCTGTCCTTAG
- a CDS encoding AraC family transcriptional regulator N-terminal domain-containing protein yields the protein MVSLLERLAPNEGYTQSALEGVRFMRSNRPLGRTPVLYEPSIVIVCQGRKLGFLGEEVYVYDAQHYLILSVPLPFSTETEASESEPMLAVTLRLDLIELTDLILVIDRSGRHQQGTPLGIVSTPLQGDLAEATLRLLQALSSPLDAEVLGPAIVREICYRVLIGERGAAMRAALAHQGRFGRVAKALRRIHTDYAQSLDVSSLAEEAGMSVPAFHVNFRTVTLTSPIQYIKSTRLHQARLLMIRDGLTAASASARVGYESPSQFSREFKRFFGRSPVDEARDMRASFALSPAAKIDDFAASH from the coding sequence ATGGTGAGTCTGCTTGAGCGACTGGCGCCGAATGAGGGGTACACCCAGTCCGCGCTGGAGGGCGTGCGGTTCATGCGCTCGAACCGGCCGCTGGGGCGCACCCCCGTGCTGTACGAGCCCAGCATCGTGATCGTGTGTCAGGGGCGCAAGCTGGGTTTTCTGGGCGAAGAGGTGTACGTATACGATGCCCAGCACTATCTGATTCTGTCCGTGCCGCTGCCGTTCTCGACTGAAACCGAAGCAAGCGAGTCCGAGCCGATGCTGGCCGTGACGTTGCGTCTCGATCTGATCGAACTGACCGATCTGATTCTGGTGATCGACCGTTCCGGACGCCATCAGCAAGGCACACCGCTCGGGATCGTATCGACGCCGCTTCAAGGAGACCTGGCCGAAGCGACCTTGCGTCTGCTGCAAGCCCTGAGTTCACCGCTGGACGCCGAGGTACTGGGGCCTGCAATCGTGCGGGAAATCTGCTACCGGGTCTTGATCGGGGAACGGGGCGCTGCGATGAGGGCGGCGCTCGCGCATCAGGGCCGCTTCGGGCGGGTGGCGAAAGCGCTGCGGCGAATTCACACCGACTATGCGCAGTCATTGGATGTCAGTAGTCTTGCGGAAGAGGCGGGGATGAGCGTTCCCGCGTTTCACGTCAACTTCAGAACTGTTACGTTGACCTCGCCGATTCAATACATCAAGTCGACGCGTCTGCATCAGGCGCGTTTGCTGATGATTCGCGACGGCTTGACGGCGGCCTCCGCGTCGGCGCGTGTCGGTTACGAAAGTCCATCGCAGTTCAGTCGCGAGTTCAAGCGCTTTTTCGGGCGCTCGCCGGTCGATGAAGCTCGGGATATGCGGGCATCGTTCGCGCTATCCCCAGCTGCAAAGATCGACGATTTCGCCGCATCTCATTGA
- a CDS encoding NmrA family NAD(P)-binding protein — protein MYAITGITGKVGGAVARTLLAAGQPVRAVVRDAARARWWAEQGCEVVTASMDDADSLTAAFEGTQGVFILPPSDFDPLPGFPEARAVIDAVRGALESAAPGKVVCLSTIGAQATETNLLTQRTLMEQALHELSMPVTFLRPGWFMENAAWDVAPARDEGMIASFLQPLDKAVPMVATADVGGVAAQLLQQTWRGVRVVELEGPQRVSPNDLAEAFAKVLGRPVRAEVVLRETWEALFRSQGMKEPLPRMRMLDGFNEGWIAFEGEEADIVKGEVELETVVRSLVSQAG, from the coding sequence ATGTATGCAATCACAGGGATAACAGGAAAGGTCGGCGGTGCGGTGGCGCGCACGTTGCTCGCAGCGGGCCAACCGGTACGCGCGGTTGTACGCGATGCCGCCCGGGCACGGTGGTGGGCCGAGCAAGGATGTGAAGTGGTGACAGCCAGCATGGACGACGCGGATTCCCTCACCGCCGCGTTCGAGGGCACGCAAGGGGTCTTCATTCTGCCGCCATCCGACTTCGATCCGTTGCCGGGCTTTCCCGAGGCACGCGCTGTCATTGACGCCGTGCGCGGTGCGCTTGAGTCCGCGGCACCCGGCAAGGTGGTCTGCCTGTCGACGATCGGCGCGCAGGCCACCGAGACCAATCTGCTCACGCAACGTACGCTGATGGAGCAAGCGCTTCATGAGTTATCGATGCCCGTGACATTCCTGCGGCCAGGCTGGTTTATGGAAAACGCCGCATGGGACGTTGCGCCGGCCCGTGACGAAGGGATGATCGCCAGCTTTCTGCAACCGCTCGACAAGGCTGTGCCGATGGTCGCAACCGCGGACGTCGGTGGAGTTGCCGCACAACTGCTTCAACAAACCTGGCGCGGCGTGCGTGTCGTCGAGCTTGAGGGGCCACAACGTGTGAGTCCTAACGATCTGGCCGAGGCATTTGCAAAGGTCCTCGGTCGTCCGGTTCGTGCGGAAGTGGTGCTGCGCGAAACGTGGGAGGCGCTGTTCCGCTCTCAGGGGATGAAGGAACCGTTGCCGCGTATGCGCATGCTCGACGGGTTCAATGAAGGCTGGATCGCCTTCGAAGGCGAGGAAGCGGACATCGTCAAGGGCGAAGTGGAACTGGAAACCGTCGTGCGAAGCCTTGTCTCCCAGGCAGGTTAG
- a CDS encoding SDR family NAD(P)-dependent oxidoreductase — protein sequence MTSSAQTNQPFAGKVAIVTGAASGIGLATTELLHSQGASVIAVGRGTNVEALGRPGIVPLIADVAHEESAVRAVSTAMERFGKLDILVNNAAIIINKPVVEMTLDDWNGIQAVNSTGAFLFSREAMRAMMPAKTGAIVNVGSYACYQAFPLIAAYAASKGALAQLTRAMSLEAIDHGIRVNAVGSGDAVTNITNHIHKDGPAFLAEHGKNSPIKRAADPREIAEVIAFLASEKASYIVGAVVMADGGMSVALK from the coding sequence ATGACTTCATCTGCGCAAACCAACCAGCCGTTCGCCGGCAAAGTCGCTATCGTCACCGGAGCGGCTAGCGGCATTGGACTCGCCACCACCGAACTGCTGCACTCACAAGGCGCCAGCGTGATCGCCGTCGGACGCGGTACCAACGTCGAAGCGTTGGGCCGTCCGGGGATCGTCCCGCTTATCGCCGATGTCGCGCATGAGGAAAGCGCGGTGCGTGCCGTGTCCACCGCAATGGAACGCTTTGGCAAGCTAGACATTCTCGTCAACAACGCCGCGATCATCATTAACAAGCCGGTTGTCGAGATGACGCTAGACGACTGGAATGGCATCCAGGCGGTCAACTCCACCGGTGCGTTCCTGTTCTCGCGCGAAGCTATGCGCGCGATGATGCCGGCGAAGACCGGTGCCATCGTCAACGTTGGGTCGTATGCATGCTATCAGGCGTTTCCGCTGATCGCCGCCTACGCGGCTTCGAAAGGTGCGCTCGCCCAGTTGACGCGCGCCATGTCGCTCGAAGCGATCGATCACGGCATTCGTGTCAATGCCGTGGGATCCGGCGACGCGGTCACGAACATCACGAATCACATCCACAAGGATGGTCCGGCCTTCCTTGCCGAGCACGGCAAAAACTCGCCCATCAAGCGGGCGGCCGACCCGCGGGAAATTGCTGAAGTGATCGCCTTTCTGGCGTCCGAGAAGGCCAGCTATATCGTCGGCGCGGTCGTGATGGCGGACGGCGGTATGAGCGTAGCGCTCAAGTAA
- a CDS encoding organic hydroperoxide resistance protein, translated as MSIENVIYRAHADVTGGREGRAVAPEGGLDLKLTRPKALGGNGEKGTNPEELFAAGYSACFIGAMQFVGQRDKITVPANVSVNGNVGIGPIPNGFGIEVELKISLPGMSREAAQDLINRAHIVCPYSNATRNNIDVTLTLV; from the coding sequence ATGTCGATTGAAAACGTTATCTACCGTGCTCACGCCGATGTGACGGGAGGCCGCGAAGGCCGCGCCGTCGCGCCGGAAGGCGGATTGGACCTGAAGCTGACGAGACCGAAAGCGTTGGGTGGCAATGGCGAGAAAGGCACCAACCCCGAAGAGCTTTTTGCCGCTGGTTACAGCGCGTGCTTTATCGGTGCAATGCAGTTCGTTGGTCAGCGCGACAAAATCACGGTCCCGGCAAATGTGTCGGTCAACGGAAACGTGGGTATCGGGCCCATTCCTAATGGCTTCGGCATCGAAGTCGAATTGAAGATCTCGTTGCCGGGCATGTCGCGCGAAGCGGCCCAGGATCTGATCAACCGCGCGCATATTGTGTGCCCCTATTCGAATGCTACACGCAACAACATCGACGTGACACTGACACTCGTCTAA
- a CDS encoding LysR family transcriptional regulator: MRSPSENLSSGISVFAAVVDAKTFAAASELMGMSPPGVSRAIARLEKRLKIRLFNRTTRAVSLTEEGRRFYEQVMPHLRGMEEAATAAAGGVATVRGKLRINLDPAFLRIALSPKLDEFMDAHPELELEFIARDQLGDLIVDGFDLALRFGKPRSSSLVARKLLDTAVVTVAAPSYLARRGRPTEPQELGRGVHRCLEFRNPETGKPYPWEFHRKRKKLVVETNGRLTVNDPSALLNACLAGSGVAQVLLLGAEPLIREGRLVNLFPDWPDERFPLYAYHPSRHHTPAKTRVFLDFIVALTSTT, encoded by the coding sequence ATGAGATCGCCTAGCGAAAATCTCTCCAGCGGTATCAGCGTATTTGCTGCCGTCGTCGATGCGAAGACGTTCGCAGCTGCGTCCGAATTGATGGGCATGTCACCGCCCGGGGTTAGCCGGGCAATCGCCCGGCTCGAAAAGCGGTTGAAAATACGGCTCTTCAATCGGACGACCCGCGCCGTTTCCCTCACTGAAGAGGGCCGACGGTTCTATGAGCAGGTCATGCCGCACCTAAGAGGAATGGAAGAAGCGGCCACAGCCGCGGCAGGAGGCGTCGCGACAGTACGCGGAAAGCTGCGAATCAACCTTGATCCGGCCTTTTTGCGAATCGCTCTGAGCCCGAAGCTCGACGAATTCATGGATGCGCATCCTGAACTTGAACTCGAGTTCATTGCGAGAGATCAGCTCGGTGATCTCATCGTGGACGGCTTCGATCTCGCCTTGCGATTTGGCAAACCCCGTTCATCCAGTCTGGTTGCGCGAAAGCTTCTGGACACTGCAGTTGTTACAGTCGCAGCACCCTCATACCTCGCTCGCCGAGGGCGGCCAACGGAGCCTCAAGAGCTGGGGCGCGGTGTGCACAGGTGCCTCGAATTCCGGAACCCGGAAACCGGAAAGCCGTATCCGTGGGAGTTTCATCGCAAGCGCAAAAAGCTTGTTGTCGAAACGAATGGACGGCTCACGGTGAATGATCCAAGCGCGCTCCTCAATGCGTGTCTGGCAGGCTCCGGCGTCGCGCAGGTGTTGCTGCTCGGAGCCGAGCCCCTGATCCGCGAGGGACGGCTCGTCAACCTGTTCCCAGACTGGCCGGATGAGCGCTTCCCGCTCTATGCATACCATCCATCGCGGCACCACACGCCGGCCAAGACAAGGGTATTTCTTGACTTTATCGTCGCCTTGACGAGTACAACTTAG